The genomic interval AACGCATTACAGGCTCAATATGTTATTCCTGGCCAAAATCCTGTAACAGATCAATACACACTTACAGGCAATTTTTCAAATTTAAACTACAGCGCAGGCTATAGTAATTCATTTCTTGTATCGCTCGCGCAACAACATCGCGTCAAAAATTATCAACGCACTTTATCGCTCAACAGCTTATACGAGGGTTTTCATTACGCATTACAACATGATACAAAGCAATTTCTACTTTATCCCAAAGCAACTTTAACTTTTAGTAAAACAAAAGATCTGCTCTTTTCTCCTTCGGGTTATAACATCACTATTAACGGTCTTGCCGCCAATAAAATTGCTTTATCTACCATTAATTATGCACAAACGTCCCTGGATGCAAAAGCTGCGATACGAATAGATCCCTGGCGTTTACGCCTTTATGGGCATGCCATACAAGGGTTTATTGCCATCAATAACATCGAGCAACAACCATTATCGCTTGCTTTACTTTTAGGAGGAACGGATAATTTAAAAGCCTTTAGCTTTAACTCAATAGGGCCAAGTAGAATAATTAGCTACGCCGGTTTTGAGGTTCAAAAAGAAACGAAAAAAAATTGGTATCTAGTTGCTTTTTATGATGCGGGTGCCATTTATAATCCAAATCCATTGAAAAGTTATTATGATGCAGGTGGTGGTTTGATGTGGGTTTCTCCCATAGGTCCAATTAAAGTAGGATTAGCTCAAGCCATCAATCATCGATGGCAACGTGATAGTAATAGTCCTCGATTAGTGATTAGTATGGGGCCTGATTTATGATCCGAGTACTCGTAAAAACATTAAATTTTATTCTTTCACTACTTCTCATACTGGGTTTAGTGGTAGTTTTCTTATTTGCCACTACGCCAGGTTTGATTTGTATGATTCAATTAAGCCGTTTTTACATTCCCGGCACATTCAAAATACAACATGTTGCAGGCAGTCTCATCAATAGTTTTACGATTGGTGAAATCGAGTATCAAAATAATTCGATTCAAGTCAAAATAAAACAATTAAACGTTCAATGGAATCCCCATTCCTTTCAAGAAAGCCAACGACTCACCGCTCAATGGCATGGTTTACAATTGAAAAATGAAAAAAGCACCCTAATAGAAAGCAAAAAAGGAACAGCAATTGCGACAGGTATCTTACCTAACCTACAAATCAGTTTAAATACCAAAGTCATGACAGCATTAAAAAATGACTGGACCATGGACACAAAGATAAACGGAACTATCCCCTGGCAATGGACTTTTGATGCAAACCTAACACAGCCTCAGCCCTCATCATCTCAAGATATTATTTTATACACGAACCTATCTACTAAAGGTAAAATCACTGCTCAAAATCAAGGAAATTTATTGCTCACCATAGGCCCTGGTTTTTATCATGAACCTAATAATAACACCATCCCTGTAATTCACTTCAAAGGAGGAACAATAAGGGTTACGCTGTCTCCCGAAAAACTTGAAGGTATAGGCTCATTAGTTGTTGATGAACACAAGAACTTAAACGTGACATTTCAATTACCTAAGTTTGCCCTTAATACCGGATTTTTTGACAATCAACGTATCAATGGCAAATTAGCATTAGATATAAATTCATTAGATTTTTTAAACAAAATAAGCCCTGAAATGAATAAACTAAAGGGACAATTGAGCCTTGCTTTAAATGTCAAAGGTACGGTGAGGAAAAGACAAATCGATAGTCAATTAACACTTAGCAAAGCAAGTTTTTCTTTACCTAAACTCGGACTCAATTTAGATACCTTGGAACTTAATGTTCATGGTACAGAAAAATCTTGGGAAGCTACCGGTTCCGTCCTATCTGCCGGCCATCATCTAGCCCTATCTGGAAAGGGCACATTAAGTACTCAATTTACAGGAGACATTACCCTGGAGGGCAATGATTTCCCACTCATTAATACCAGTGAATATCAAATTCATATTTCTCCAAAACTTAATCTTCATTTAACGCCCACAACACATGCGCTCTCTGGAACTATTTTAGTTCCTTATGCTGAGATTAAACCACGAACCTTTCACAACAGTATTTCATTACCAGAAGATGTAGTTTATAAACGTAAAGAAAAATCCACGCCCCCTACTACTTTTCTTAATAGTATGGATATCGCCATTGAAATGGGGAAAGAAGTTGCAGTCAATGTCAAAGGATTAAAAGGCTTTTTAGATGGAACACTCCACACAAAACAATTACAAGAAGGCTCTCTAAATGCATATGGTGAATTATCAATTAGAGAAGGTACCTATAAAGCTTACGGTCAAGAACTGGCAATTAAGCAAGGGCAGTTAATTTTTACCGGTGGCCTCATTAGCAACCCTGGAATTAATGTACGTGCGGCAAAAAAAATCAGCATAACACCCACCAATTTTGCCAGCTCAAGCCAGCTTTTAGATTTTAATAGCACCAATCTCCAAAATATCAATTATGGTGAAACAATGACCCTGGGAGTGGAAGCAACAGGTCGTCTCACTCAACCCAAAATACAATTATTCTCTGAGCCTGCTATTCTTTCACAAGCAGATATATTGTCTATGCTTATTCTTGGTCGTCCAGCGAATCAAGCCAACAAAGCTGGGGCACAGTTACTTTTAACAGCCATAACCTCCATGAGTCTTAGCGGCAATACAAACAGCGCTCGACTCTTAGAACAGCTGAAACAAAGTGCGGGTATTGATTTTAATGTACAAACCAATACAAATTATAATCAATTAAACAATACTGCGAGTGACAGTACTTCTTTTATGGTAGGGAAATCACTCTCGAAACGACTCTATTTAAGCTATAATATTGGTCTGTCGCAAACTGATACAAATATTTTGACCTTAAGATACATGCTCAACAAATTTTTTAGTATCCAAATAAGCAATAGTGATACGAGTAGCGCTATTGATTTTTTATATACTTCCAAGAAAAAAAGTATTTCTAATAAGAAAAGATAAGGCCATCCCAATACCCTAAGAGACGAGGATTCATTCCATGAACGATTACAACATACCTTTAAGATTAACTCGCTTAAGAAGTAACCCCAAGTCTCGTGCTTTAATCAAAGAAACACGACTTCACCCCCAGCAGTTTATTGCTCCATTATTTATCAATGAACAACTTAACGAACCACAACCTATTCATGCTATGCCGGGCCAATTTCAATTAAGTCTCAATTGCATTCCTCAGGAAATTGAATTAATTAGCAACTTGGGTATTCCTGCCGTATTACTGTTTGGTATTCCCAAGCACAAAGATGCTTTTGGCAGTGAATCTTTTAACGATGAAGGAATTATTCAACAAACAATAAGAAAAATTCGTAGTGCCAATAAAGACCTATTAATTATTACCGATCTCTGTTTTTGTGAATATACCGATCATGGGCATTGCGGTGTTCTAAAAGGAGAATGCATTGATACCGATAAGACTTTAGATTTTCTAGCGAAACAAGCTGTAAGCCACGCTAAAGCTGGAGCAGATTGGGTAGCACCAAGTGGGATGACGGATGGAATGGTCAATGCCATTCGCCAAGCACTAGATATCCATGGATATCAACATATTCCAATTTTAAGTTATAGCGCTAAATACTGTTCCTGTCTTTATGGACCTTTTAGAGAGGCTGCTCAGGGAGCGCCGAAATTTGGCGATCGCAAAGCGTACCAAATGGATCCTGCTAATAGTACTGAAGCGATTAGAGAAACCACTCTAGATCTTGATGAAGGAGCTGATATGATTATGGTAAAGCCTGCTGGATTTTACCTGGACATCATCGCTAAAATGAAACAACACTTTCCAGAGGTACCCCTTTGTGCTTATCAAGTAAGTGGTGAATACTCGATGATTAAAGTAGCAGCACAAAATAA from Legionella sainthelensi carries:
- the hemB gene encoding porphobilinogen synthase, with amino-acid sequence MNDYNIPLRLTRLRSNPKSRALIKETRLHPQQFIAPLFINEQLNEPQPIHAMPGQFQLSLNCIPQEIELISNLGIPAVLLFGIPKHKDAFGSESFNDEGIIQQTIRKIRSANKDLLIITDLCFCEYTDHGHCGVLKGECIDTDKTLDFLAKQAVSHAKAGADWVAPSGMTDGMVNAIRQALDIHGYQHIPILSYSAKYCSCLYGPFREAAQGAPKFGDRKAYQMDPANSTEAIRETTLDLDEGADMIMVKPAGFYLDIIAKMKQHFPEVPLCAYQVSGEYSMIKVAAQNKLINEEQAMIESLIAIKRAGADFIISYFAKDIARLLNQGLYR
- a CDS encoding translocation/assembly module TamB domain-containing protein, encoding MIRVLVKTLNFILSLLLILGLVVVFLFATTPGLICMIQLSRFYIPGTFKIQHVAGSLINSFTIGEIEYQNNSIQVKIKQLNVQWNPHSFQESQRLTAQWHGLQLKNEKSTLIESKKGTAIATGILPNLQISLNTKVMTALKNDWTMDTKINGTIPWQWTFDANLTQPQPSSSQDIILYTNLSTKGKITAQNQGNLLLTIGPGFYHEPNNNTIPVIHFKGGTIRVTLSPEKLEGIGSLVVDEHKNLNVTFQLPKFALNTGFFDNQRINGKLALDINSLDFLNKISPEMNKLKGQLSLALNVKGTVRKRQIDSQLTLSKASFSLPKLGLNLDTLELNVHGTEKSWEATGSVLSAGHHLALSGKGTLSTQFTGDITLEGNDFPLINTSEYQIHISPKLNLHLTPTTHALSGTILVPYAEIKPRTFHNSISLPEDVVYKRKEKSTPPTTFLNSMDIAIEMGKEVAVNVKGLKGFLDGTLHTKQLQEGSLNAYGELSIREGTYKAYGQELAIKQGQLIFTGGLISNPGINVRAAKKISITPTNFASSSQLLDFNSTNLQNINYGETMTLGVEATGRLTQPKIQLFSEPAILSQADILSMLILGRPANQANKAGAQLLLTAITSMSLSGNTNSARLLEQLKQSAGIDFNVQTNTNYNQLNNTASDSTSFMVGKSLSKRLYLSYNIGLSQTDTNILTLRYMLNKFFSIQISNSDTSSAIDFLYTSKKKSISNKKR